TTCGGCGCCGACATCCTGAAGCCGATCGACGAGAACAAGACGGAGTATCCGCGGCAGCACGGCAAGAACTACTTCGACGAGCGGCCGCGGCACTTTGAGCAGGCCCAGCCGCCGGAGAACGTCTTCCCCGGCGGCGAGGCGCGCAAAGTCAAGCCGGAGGAGTCGCAGCAGCTGGAGCGCACCAGGAATTGTACTTTCGACAGCGGCAGGGTCTACGACGACCGCTCGAAGAGCATCGTGGCCGGCCAGGAGGCGCCGCCGTTACAGCTGCCGGACCAGAAGAAGCTGGACTTCGCGCGGGGACCCTTTCTGCCGGGCCTGCCGGGCCGAGGCTGCGACGGTGTTCTTCAGGGCGTGAAAGGCTTCACGCTGCCCAACGGTATAACCGGCCCGGCGGATTTTCTACCCGGACCGTTGTGGTACCCGCCGTACCCGATGCCGCAGTCCTATCCCGGCATCGATCCCCTGCATTTTTTCATCGATCTGCGCGTCTCCGGCCACATCTGGGACCGCAAGCACGCGAACGAGCGTCAGCTACCCTTCAAGAGCAAGCACTGCTCGGCCTTCAGTGTGCCGCAATCCAAGGAATACGGCAACCGGCCGTTGAATCTCACCCGCGACGAAGCCGCGACGTCGAAGAGCACGGACGCGGAGAACACGCGGGGCACCAACTACATACTGAAGCACCTGACGAAAACGTATCAGGATATACAGCAAACGAAGCTCTCTAGGATGGACTCGTCGTCGGAGAACGAGGAAAGTTTAAAGGAGGCGCATCAAGGTAAGAAATGCTGTCTCATTTGTATTCTCGCTGTCTTTTTCCCttgaatttatttctgtttactTGCTATTCTTTTCTGTGTACTTTTCAAATCAAAATCTATTGCTGAAACTAAAAATCGAAATTGGACAATTTTGCTTAATGCTGGCAATTTgtcttgaaacatttttcgaaTGGTGATAGAAACATAGTTATCGCTGCgtttatttttctgtgtgcTTTTCGGAATCGGAGTTAGGCGATTTTGTTGAATACCAGCAATTTGTCTAAAAAGTtttgagaatattaataaaaatataattatcgcggtatgttttttataaaattttaaatatctacaCTAGTGAAAAATTGTGTAAGAAGAATTAAGATCAGCTAGCATCGCCGAGTCTTGAATTCAAAGCGTAATTATTGCCTTGAAGGCATtgagtttatattattataattttgaaaattcgctttttttattttgatttctttaatatCTTGAGAGAAATGCAAAACGTTGGCTTCGCTATTTTAACGAACGAAAGAGACGTATGTATCCCCGCATACGATAAAACATTCGCAATTTCGCGATGTTTTTCAAGCTGGCGAGGATATCGCGAAGGTAGAAGACGCCGGCGGTACGGCGACGAATTCTGAAGAGGAAAGGAAAGACCTGCGGGCTCTGATCGGCCTCGAATTAGTGGTGGACTACGTGAAGGAGCCGAAGGGCGACCCGCCGGCCGAGCAAACGTCGCAAGTAGCGGAATAATAACTTATTTGTAACGAACGCGACTCCGCGCCGGACGgtctttaatcattttaatcgCTAAAATAGTCGTAGCGTCGTTATTCGCATTCTCCCGTATAACACCTCCAAAATTGCACTTCGCGATCGCATTCTTCGCCATAATATAGCACCTCCGACAAAGCAGGAGTCACCTAATTGCACGAGACCGGATCTTCTTTTTCTACAATGTGCGATATGTCTTCGTTCGAGGATATCGAGAATATTCGTTGCttattcgatattatttttgcagaaatatgtatttctcaCCAGTGTAAAAGACTTCCGTATTGCACACAAAGATTTCTcggatatttataaaattttatcgtgttttttttttacaattttaaatgcacTTCCAGAATAGTATTGTCTTCACTAACTTAATTCTTCTGTACAGCAATCAGACAGttacgaataattttcttagtGAAAATTGAAAGGTCGTGAAAAGACCTCATCGGAGTGGAACGGCTCCGATCCGAATTCAATATGTGATATGCactgtaaatattataataacattccGATGTATCTATA
Above is a genomic segment from Linepithema humile isolate Giens D197 chromosome 6, Lhum_UNIL_v1.0, whole genome shotgun sequence containing:
- the LOC105678278 gene encoding uncharacterized protein, producing MTTTTGDPSTLKTPASLSGGDLVSRLLAATPPYLYNVPLTPHSFFFSEMLRSFVQAKAEASSAAGSGGSGGGGGGGGGGGGTPNAPRRRKRSWRDARDRPLELTTKERPHHHHHHHHHHHPDKYYHTAAAQQPPQVPPETRLENDGKRPDVYSDAETKATAFDQKPTFGADILKPIDENKTEYPRQHGKNYFDERPRHFEQAQPPENVFPGGEARKVKPEESQQLERTRNCTFDSGRVYDDRSKSIVAGQEAPPLQLPDQKKLDFARGPFLPGLPGRGCDGVLQGVKGFTLPNGITGPADFLPGPLWYPPYPMPQSYPGIDPLHFFIDLRVSGHIWDRKHANERQLPFKSKHCSAFSVPQSKEYGNRPLNLTRDEAATSKSTDAENTRGTNYILKHLTKTYQDIQQTKLSRMDSSSENEESLKEAHQAGEDIAKVEDAGGTATNSEEERKDLRALIGLELVVDYVKEPKGDPPAEQTSQVAE